The window CAAACATTAACCGGATGGCAGATCTTGGAGTTCTTCGAATTGCGGGTCCATTCCTTGACAACGGTGACTGGAGGGGAATCTTTATCATGGACGCAAAAACAGAGGAAGAAGTAATCGAAAATCTAAAGCAGGATCCTGCAATCGCTGCGGGACGACTCAAATACGAGATTCACCCCTGGTACGGACCTGCAACAATAAAAACGAACTGGGATAAATAATGAAAAGTTATTTTGGATATGTCCTTTTTGCCGAACATCTTGCCGACATTTCAGGAGCGATAATCAGTCACTACTTCCGGGGTGATATCAAGTCAGAGTATAAGAAATCGGCATCTCCGATTGTTACTATTGCTGACAAGGAAGTGGAGATGCGGCTTAGAGAAGAAATTGAATTTGAAGATGCCGACTCAGGGATTATCGGCGAAGAGTTTGGGATTAAGGAGAGTAAAAACGGGTACACATGGGTAATCGACCCGATTGACGGGACTATTGCCTTCAGTTGTGGTAAACCTGTGTTCGCCACCTTGATTGCACTGATGAAAGACGGAGTACCGCTCATCGGAATCATTGATCAACCTGTGACAAAAGAGAGATGGATCGGGGTCAGCGGAAACACAACAATTCTTAACGGTGAACCTGTCAGATCATCAGCCCTTGCAGATTTATCAAAAGCGAAGTTCAGTACTACATCTCCGGGGATGTTTGTTGAGCCTGCTCATCAAAGATTTTTTGAAGATTTACAGAAAAGTGTACACATTACCAGTTTTGGTGGTGATGCCTACCAGTACGGGCTTTGTGCTTCGGGTTATGTAGATATCGTGATCGAACGCGGGCTCAAACTTCACGACTGGGCTGCTTTGGTGCCGATATTAAAAGGTGCCGGTGCATCAATAACCGACTGGAGCGGCAATGAATTACATCTGAATTCGAAGGGAGATGTAATAGTTACCGGAAATGAAACACTACATAAGCGGGTAATGGAAATTCACGATGCGTCGATGAAACCGGTAGAGTGAAAAGAGAGTGGAAAAACACTAAAGAGGCTGTCTCAAAAGGGGCAGCCTTTTTTATTGTATTCTCAGATTTATCAAAAAGAGTCTTTTCCTCAAGTTGGCTCCTACTTATGATCCCCGTTTTATTGATCCCTCGCCTTACGTTAAATTCTAGAAGAGTCTGACTCTTCTTTTCGCCTGAAAATTGACCAAATCAGTTTAGCCTAAATATGTTCTAACCTATTGTAATATATGGTAGTTAAGAGGAATATTTATTTT is drawn from Bacteroidota bacterium and contains these coding sequences:
- a CDS encoding histidinol phosphate phosphatase, translating into MKSYFGYVLFAEHLADISGAIISHYFRGDIKSEYKKSASPIVTIADKEVEMRLREEIEFEDADSGIIGEEFGIKESKNGYTWVIDPIDGTIAFSCGKPVFATLIALMKDGVPLIGIIDQPVTKERWIGVSGNTTILNGEPVRSSALADLSKAKFSTTSPGMFVEPAHQRFFEDLQKSVHITSFGGDAYQYGLCASGYVDIVIERGLKLHDWAALVPILKGAGASITDWSGNELHLNSKGDVIVTGNETLHKRVMEIHDASMKPVE
- a CDS encoding YciI family protein, which encodes MKKIFVLFALLIVLSANSYSQEKPIEEKMKKWYFVMLSRGENRNQDTAEVKRLNEGHMANINRMADLGVLRIAGPFLDNGDWRGIFIMDAKTEEEVIENLKQDPAIAAGRLKYEIHPWYGPATIKTNWDK